The following proteins are co-located in the Rippkaea orientalis PCC 8801 genome:
- a CDS encoding FAD-dependent oxidoreductase, translating into MRKIIIIGGGIGGTATALALNQAGFEPVVYERTQVLREVGAGIALWANATHILKKLGLLETAIQVGCLTTNYQFNSQRGKELVNIDLDGFELPVVAIHRAELHQLLWRNVPGEKFHLGETFERFEHQHDRVHAYFVSGLEVEGDGLIGADGLRSRVRATLLGDTPPTYRNFKTWRGLTDYVPSNYRPGYIQEFLGGGKGFGFMMLGKGKMYWYAAATAPEAQPDAVFGRKQELETMYQDWFSAIPELIAATDEANILTTDLYDRPPTQPWSKGNITLLGDAAHPMLPTMGQGACTALEDAYVVAKCLEENSDPIAAFQRYEDLRFPRTKAIVEQSLRSRKMGELKNPFAVSLRNTSMKIMGSAISSSFKSLHAYRA; encoded by the coding sequence ATGAGGAAGATCATCATTATCGGGGGTGGAATTGGGGGCACTGCAACTGCGCTTGCTCTGAATCAAGCAGGTTTTGAGCCTGTCGTTTATGAGCGCACCCAGGTCTTGCGGGAAGTCGGTGCTGGAATTGCACTGTGGGCAAACGCGACTCACATCTTGAAGAAGTTAGGATTATTGGAAACAGCGATTCAGGTTGGCTGTCTCACCACCAATTATCAATTCAACTCCCAACGAGGCAAAGAGCTAGTTAACATCGATCTCGATGGTTTTGAGTTACCTGTTGTGGCCATTCATCGCGCTGAATTGCATCAACTTCTGTGGCGTAATGTACCTGGAGAAAAATTTCACTTGGGAGAAACGTTTGAACGATTTGAGCACCAGCATGATCGGGTTCATGCCTATTTTGTCTCTGGATTAGAAGTCGAAGGGGATGGATTAATCGGTGCAGATGGATTGCGTTCACGAGTCAGAGCTACTCTTTTAGGCGATACTCCTCCCACATACCGGAATTTCAAAACTTGGCGAGGGTTGACTGATTACGTCCCGAGTAATTATCGGCCGGGTTACATTCAGGAGTTTTTAGGTGGTGGTAAAGGTTTTGGCTTCATGATGCTGGGCAAAGGAAAAATGTATTGGTATGCCGCAGCTACCGCACCTGAAGCACAACCGGATGCAGTGTTCGGGCGCAAACAGGAACTTGAGACAATGTATCAAGACTGGTTTTCAGCGATTCCTGAATTGATTGCAGCAACGGATGAGGCAAATATCTTGACCACGGATCTTTACGATCGCCCTCCGACTCAACCTTGGAGCAAAGGCAATATTACCCTTTTAGGCGACGCTGCTCACCCAATGTTACCCACAATGGGACAAGGAGCTTGTACCGCTTTAGAAGATGCGTATGTTGTTGCAAAATGCTTAGAAGAAAATTCTGATCCGATCGCTGCATTTCAACGCTATGAAGATCTACGATTTCCTCGCACCAAAGCAATCGTTGAACAGTCTTTACGATCTCGGAAGATGGGTGAATTGAAGAATCCCTTCGCTGTTAGTCTCCGTAATACTTCGATGAAAATCATGGGTTCAGCAATCAGCAGCAGCTTTAAATCTCTTCATGCTTACCGAGCCTAG